Proteins from one Caulobacter sp. X genomic window:
- a CDS encoding 3-deoxy-7-phosphoheptulonate synthase — translation MPSSAAHIVSLPVPTDDLRIEKLQTLSPPAQVIGEAPATSSVAEVVGAGRRAVHEILHGRDDRLVVVIGPCSIHDPKAALEYAHRLAAERERHAGELEVIMRVYFEKPRTTVGWKGLINDPDLDGGFRINEGLRLARRVLLDVSAQGLPAACEFLDVTTPQYIADLVAWGAIGARTTESQIHREMASGLSCPVGFKNGTNGDVKVAVDAVTAASQPHHFLAVTKEGRAAIATTTGNGDCHVVLRGGKTPNYDAASVAAAAQVLEKAGLAPRIMVDVSHANSGKNHENQPAVVADVCAQLATGASPIMGVMIESNLVAGRQDIVPGQPLTYGQSVTDACVDWETSVRMLDDLAAAVRAGRARRG, via the coding sequence ATGCCGTCTTCCGCCGCCCATATCGTCTCGCTGCCGGTCCCGACCGACGACCTGCGGATCGAGAAACTCCAGACCCTCAGCCCGCCCGCCCAAGTGATTGGCGAGGCGCCCGCCACCTCGTCGGTGGCCGAGGTCGTCGGCGCCGGCCGCCGCGCGGTCCACGAGATCCTGCACGGGCGTGACGATCGTCTGGTGGTGGTGATCGGGCCCTGCTCGATCCACGACCCCAAGGCCGCCCTGGAATACGCCCATCGCCTGGCCGCCGAGCGCGAGCGCCACGCCGGCGAGCTGGAGGTGATCATGCGGGTCTATTTCGAAAAGCCCCGCACCACGGTGGGCTGGAAGGGCCTGATCAACGACCCGGACCTGGACGGCGGCTTCCGGATCAACGAGGGCCTGCGCCTGGCGCGGCGGGTGCTGCTGGACGTCAGCGCCCAGGGGCTGCCGGCGGCTTGCGAGTTCCTGGACGTGACCACGCCCCAGTACATCGCCGACCTGGTGGCCTGGGGCGCGATCGGCGCGCGTACGACCGAAAGCCAGATCCACCGCGAGATGGCCTCGGGCCTCTCTTGCCCCGTTGGCTTCAAGAACGGCACCAACGGCGACGTGAAGGTCGCGGTCGACGCGGTGACCGCCGCCAGCCAGCCGCACCATTTCCTGGCCGTGACCAAGGAAGGCCGCGCCGCCATCGCCACGACCACCGGCAACGGCGACTGCCATGTCGTGCTGCGCGGCGGCAAGACGCCCAACTATGACGCCGCCAGTGTCGCGGCCGCGGCCCAGGTCCTGGAGAAGGCGGGTCTGGCGCCGCGCATCATGGTCGACGTCAGCCACGCCAACAGCGGCAAGAACCACGAGAACCAGCCGGCGGTGGTCGCCGACGTCTGCGCTCAGCTCGCCACCGGCGCCTCGCCGATCATGGGCGTGATGATCGAAAGCAACCTCGTCGCCGGCCGCCAGGACATCGTCCCCGGCCAGCCCCTGACCTACGGCCAGTCGGTCACCGACGCCTGCGTGGACTGGGAGACCTCGGTGCGGATGCTGGATGATCTGGCGGCGGCGGTGAGGGCCGGCCGCGCCAGGCGGGGGTAG